A genomic region of Deinococcus humi contains the following coding sequences:
- a CDS encoding YdcF family protein: MGKALSITFAVTALGGLSTAFLFTPLFPLALKAFEISMPPEQADVIVILGSDINCDDREPDKVGAVRINKGLALFQAGYSSALTVTDADPVRPPGCPTMREIQKEYIDGKLKAAGELRKPQVFVLEHAKDTRQEAMRVTALAHQQGWKTMLLVSSPLHLRRGVLLFSRAGVRVVPVASDEFRYAAQLPTVKERWVALRLLGHEVLGFIQAFFPISSGK, from the coding sequence ATGGGCAAAGCCTTGTCAATTACTTTCGCGGTCACGGCCTTGGGCGGTCTGTCCACGGCATTCCTGTTCACCCCGCTGTTCCCTTTGGCGCTCAAGGCGTTCGAAATCAGCATGCCGCCGGAACAGGCCGACGTCATCGTCATCCTGGGCTCGGACATCAACTGCGATGACCGCGAGCCGGACAAAGTCGGTGCAGTCCGAATCAACAAAGGGCTCGCCCTGTTTCAGGCGGGCTACTCGTCAGCCCTGACCGTCACCGACGCCGATCCCGTCAGACCTCCCGGATGCCCGACGATGCGAGAAATTCAAAAGGAATACATCGACGGCAAGCTCAAGGCAGCGGGAGAACTCCGGAAACCCCAGGTGTTTGTGCTGGAGCATGCGAAGGATACGAGGCAGGAAGCGATGCGTGTGACAGCCCTGGCCCATCAGCAAGGCTGGAAAACGATGCTCCTCGTCTCGTCCCCTTTGCACCTTCGTCGCGGTGTGCTGTTGTTTTCCCGCGCAGGCGTGAGGGTGGTGCCTGTGGCTTCCGACGAGTTCAGGTACGCCGCCCAACTTCCAACCGTCAAGGAGCGCTGGGTCGCCTTGCGTCTCCTGGGACACGAGGTTCTGGGTTTCATCCAAGCATTCTTTCCGATCAGTTCTGGCAAGTGA
- a CDS encoding AfsR/SARP family transcriptional regulator has translation MLQVLLFGVFQAQDTAGRPLALESQRARELLSFLLLHPHQPHSREVLASTLWGGEAGMASTAQSLKGLRQALWHLHSALPPGLHAGLLHLTGDRVELRSHPNLSCDALTFEGTVRALQGRTGPDLTPAEAWALRAAVALYRGDLLEGWMADWCLAERERLQNLHLAALEKLTDHCEAYGDWEGGLHYAGRLLAFDRASEDTHRRVMRLHFRSGHRTAALRQFALCELALREELGVRPSHATLALYEGIRDDQPLETASGPPTVGLTTPDSALELLNELRAAVRELRNLLADGGRLREEP, from the coding sequence ATGCTGCAGGTTTTGCTCTTCGGCGTCTTTCAGGCGCAGGACACCGCTGGCCGTCCGCTCGCACTGGAAAGCCAGCGGGCGCGCGAGCTCCTGAGTTTCCTCCTGCTGCACCCGCACCAGCCCCACTCGCGCGAGGTTCTGGCCAGCACCCTGTGGGGCGGCGAGGCCGGGATGGCGTCCACCGCGCAGTCGCTCAAGGGACTGCGTCAGGCGCTCTGGCACCTCCACTCGGCCCTGCCGCCCGGGCTGCACGCTGGCTTGCTGCACCTCACGGGCGACCGGGTGGAATTGCGCTCCCACCCCAACCTGAGCTGCGACGCCCTGACCTTCGAGGGGACAGTGCGTGCCCTGCAGGGCCGAACCGGGCCAGACCTGACCCCAGCGGAGGCGTGGGCGCTTCGGGCCGCGGTGGCGCTGTACCGGGGTGATCTCCTTGAAGGCTGGATGGCGGACTGGTGCCTGGCCGAGCGCGAGCGACTGCAAAACCTGCATCTGGCGGCGCTGGAGAAGCTAACCGACCACTGCGAAGCTTACGGGGACTGGGAGGGTGGACTGCACTACGCCGGACGCCTCCTGGCCTTTGACCGGGCCAGCGAGGACACCCACCGCCGGGTCATGCGGCTTCACTTCCGCTCGGGACACCGGACCGCCGCCCTGCGCCAGTTCGCCCTCTGCGAACTCGCCCTGCGCGAGGAACTGGGTGTACGGCCCTCGCACGCCACGCTCGCCCTGTACGAGGGCATCCGCGACGACCAGCCGCTGGAGACGGCTTCCGGACCGCCAACTGTCGGGCTGACCACACCAGACTCGGCCCTGGAACTCCTCAACGAGTTGCGTGCGGCCGTGCGTGAGCTGCGGAACCTGCTGGCCGATGGGGGACGCCTGCGCGAGGAGCCCTGA
- a CDS encoding PASTA domain-containing protein gives MTNPSGAGGGFGRTLQELFTVNPVQGQGPAPTLAGEALIEVPDLTGMEQAEAEQLLRERRLSSRIRPLTADGDPGTVKHQAPKAGEVATAGTQVTLYVIKARELSDLEKIRKVFDDAKVLTADNFVQAMDDNEDFQKYVATVKVAYDALLKKIEGLVTQQDANNALQNLTTKADLQSATGALEREDVASRRFEELKRLIQANSGGDGPNPTSSKAKT, from the coding sequence ATGACTAATCCTTCCGGTGCTGGGGGAGGCTTCGGACGCACATTGCAAGAACTTTTCACCGTGAATCCGGTGCAGGGACAGGGGCCAGCACCCACACTTGCTGGGGAGGCATTGATCGAGGTGCCCGATCTCACCGGTATGGAGCAGGCTGAGGCCGAGCAACTTCTCCGCGAACGTCGGCTAAGCTCAAGAATTCGGCCTCTAACCGCCGATGGCGATCCGGGCACAGTCAAGCACCAGGCTCCCAAAGCAGGCGAGGTCGCAACCGCAGGCACTCAGGTCACGCTTTACGTCATCAAAGCCCGGGAACTCAGTGATCTTGAGAAGATTCGGAAAGTCTTCGATGATGCAAAAGTTCTCACGGCAGATAATTTCGTTCAGGCCATGGATGACAACGAGGATTTTCAGAAGTACGTCGCAACGGTGAAGGTTGCCTACGACGCCCTACTCAAGAAGATCGAGGGCCTGGTGACGCAGCAGGATGCGAACAACGCTTTACAGAACCTGACCACCAAAGCGGACCTCCAGAGCGCTACCGGGGCCCTGGAACGGGAGGATGTCGCCAGCAGGCGGTTCGAGGAACTCAAGCGCCTGATCCAGGCGAATAGCGGTGGGGATGGGCCCAACCCCACCAGCAGCAAGGCCAAAACCTAG
- a CDS encoding DUF2272 domain-containing protein has product MDPELYELLEEGDPGDEVAVVMRLLDPARPPAGTRVVASFGEIVTARVQRDSIPEVWRDPRVDSLKAPRGLSADLEPSPILHDLNEDLTSTPSDTRRPPGLGVTGRGVVIGVIDWGCDFAHPDFRHPDGSTRLLALWDQRLRGEMDTSPYGYGRIFAAERINAALQSPDPYAALDYHPADADPGLGAHGTHTLGIAGGNGRGGGPTGVAPGADLVFVHMGAREGPDAVPLGNSVELLEGLDLISRIAAGRPCAVNLSLGRHAGEKTGRSLVERALDAWVSLAPGRAIGQSCGNYFERRTHTEWTLRPGGRHRFEIRVNPGDRSPNELDLWYPGRDRLGVEVCSADGRFRVQAARGERATAQLEGREVVRLYHRAFDPNNGDHQVSVRFEVVPGVTSWEVTLTGEDVQDGRVHAWIERDSACGSCQSRFPREEADAQVTLGTICTGYRTLAVGAYDPHREDRPLGRFSSSGPTRDGRPKPDLIAPGVMILAPRSRARDGGEDRLYTRMSGTSMAAPHITGTLALMFEAAGEPLDIVRTRRLLLASCEPAGPELDPARVGSGYLDTLRAVQAAQSGHVVPPSLREEARPMSDFIALPEDLPPEEAPAEPLPDVVSGLPDDETLREEAFYSDAASPHMALESAPMPEGEDESFASDVDPDLTALEFASAPETETEAFSQARMDRATDRDQPAGLRFLEQFEAGLDRDHPPSAAQVLREAACLPQAANSWSGPLRPHEVWQAYGAGEFPAVRAAMDPALTLVGAPGGTLPGLEPGDLLVQRAGGSPFTTVSVVRAPGVGSAPVWRVAGGDVRPTQGWALDGAGRVGANTVVLRPHAAPPAFADTTDAAEVAGRCPEVTVAPADRPRLLTRGSVHPAVREVQRKLSAFHLAQLLRGQPGLPGAPLTEDCVYGALTQGAVLEFQRQVFPGLNAEHDGKVGARTWAQLDAVVLLPGAAPLAALTVEGLDLLDDGLTRPLTWDDVIGLDVIRANVRLTVSGLPQAVLPAEMDVVVSSRPPNRDAGTATLDAGVTLRLPRVSSEPGGRARYGLSRAPGDLGAFLAVETLRKEVTTLVRQPDHLGPGTSDAAFRDTLGWAPRGRATLPNSRSGTTGDPAGEVPDARKLFLAAGVEVLEVMALPLPGVQVSVPPARALIRSPADVVYYSGHGSSAHNCLLFEGISREESCWLKPAELVPHWRSPLDLDVLILAGCSVLRVDFPTFGDPGGNGLAWARLLTTHGGPLRAILGYGGGAPADARGGDDIARAMAARMAAGSRDFARDWLEVNEAARAWNAVAIDTRGYWDFTTFHNIRGPRPLPSGAGESVLPGDAEAGESADLPDAFFAGVREVAAAIGAQPLHLLQVMMAESGIRPAAHNPHGHASGLIQFMPATLVRLGWTAGHEAFRQLGAVEQLPFVLRFYRPYRAAGLTSTARLYQATFLPVTLALGSDPDTVLAGREGPYPAAYAGNRGLDRRGDGTIRVSDLTAAVDRQCRGPRWEEARARLEGTSPLPVPPYPPSPTPPGPTPPSPGGRPTLRVGARGEAVRDAQRQLNAVHARLMASGQPGLPGAPLVEDGSFGPRTRAAVVAFQQRAFPGQPREHDGVIGPRTWTQLDIWAGGSAPGPVPPIPDPPQPGPPAPNTPWSILRTDAVRIALEEYARWHPGGTAHTETDPAMRPVLRGYWMEGVGLGGAAADQAIEGRLAWSAAFISWVMRRAGAGPLFSYASGHTVYCAAAKRNRTAGDLSNPFWLYRITERAPEVGDLVCTGRQDSGVTYDNVDDGQFRASHCDVVVEVTPGRLGVIGGNVGDTVGRKVLRIGADGRMLTDGGQRQYFAVLRVRTDHRQE; this is encoded by the coding sequence ATGGACCCCGAGCTGTACGAACTTCTTGAGGAGGGTGACCCCGGGGACGAGGTCGCGGTGGTCATGCGCCTGCTCGACCCTGCGCGTCCCCCTGCCGGAACGCGCGTGGTCGCCTCCTTCGGGGAGATCGTCACGGCACGGGTGCAGCGCGACAGCATCCCCGAAGTGTGGCGTGATCCGCGGGTCGACAGCCTTAAGGCGCCCCGTGGCCTCAGCGCGGATCTGGAACCCTCTCCGATTCTGCATGACCTGAACGAGGATCTGACCTCCACTCCCAGCGACACCCGGCGCCCACCCGGGCTGGGTGTCACTGGGCGAGGGGTGGTGATCGGCGTCATCGACTGGGGCTGCGATTTCGCGCACCCGGACTTCCGCCACCCGGATGGCAGCACCCGCCTGCTCGCCCTGTGGGATCAGCGTCTGCGCGGCGAGATGGACACGTCGCCCTACGGCTACGGCCGGATCTTCGCTGCGGAGCGGATCAACGCGGCCCTGCAAAGTCCCGACCCCTACGCAGCCTTGGACTACCACCCTGCCGACGCGGACCCTGGCCTGGGCGCCCACGGCACGCATACGCTGGGCATCGCGGGCGGCAACGGCCGGGGCGGCGGTCCCACGGGGGTGGCGCCTGGGGCTGATCTGGTGTTCGTCCATATGGGGGCCCGGGAAGGGCCGGACGCGGTGCCGCTGGGCAACTCGGTTGAGCTGCTGGAGGGGCTGGACCTGATCTCACGGATCGCGGCGGGGCGGCCCTGCGCGGTCAACCTGAGCCTGGGGCGGCACGCAGGTGAAAAGACGGGGCGCAGCCTGGTCGAACGGGCGCTGGATGCCTGGGTGTCGCTGGCCCCGGGCCGTGCCATCGGCCAGAGCTGCGGCAACTACTTCGAGCGCCGCACCCACACCGAGTGGACCCTGCGTCCCGGCGGAAGGCACCGCTTCGAGATCCGGGTCAATCCCGGCGACCGCAGTCCCAACGAACTTGACCTGTGGTACCCGGGCCGTGACCGTCTGGGCGTGGAGGTCTGCTCGGCGGACGGCCGCTTCCGGGTGCAGGCAGCGCGGGGCGAGCGGGCCACGGCGCAGCTGGAGGGCCGCGAAGTGGTGCGCCTCTACCACCGCGCCTTTGACCCCAACAACGGGGATCATCAGGTCAGCGTGCGTTTCGAGGTCGTGCCAGGCGTCACCTCCTGGGAGGTCACCCTGACCGGTGAGGACGTGCAGGACGGCCGCGTCCACGCCTGGATCGAGCGCGACAGTGCCTGCGGGAGCTGCCAGTCGCGCTTTCCCCGGGAGGAGGCAGATGCCCAGGTCACCCTAGGCACCATCTGCACGGGGTACCGCACCCTGGCAGTGGGTGCCTACGACCCTCACCGCGAGGACCGGCCGCTGGGCCGCTTCTCCAGCAGCGGCCCCACCCGCGATGGGCGGCCCAAGCCTGACCTGATCGCCCCCGGCGTGATGATCCTGGCCCCCCGCTCACGGGCGCGAGACGGGGGTGAGGACCGGCTCTACACCCGCATGTCCGGCACCAGCATGGCTGCGCCGCACATCACCGGCACGCTTGCCCTGATGTTCGAGGCCGCCGGGGAACCGCTCGATATCGTCAGGACCCGGCGCCTGCTGCTCGCCAGTTGTGAGCCCGCCGGGCCTGAACTGGACCCCGCCCGCGTCGGCAGCGGCTACCTGGACACCCTGCGGGCGGTGCAGGCGGCGCAGTCCGGCCACGTTGTCCCACCGTCCCTGAGAGAGGAGGCCAGGCCCATGTCCGATTTCATCGCCCTGCCCGAAGACCTTCCACCCGAAGAGGCGCCGGCCGAACCTCTCCCAGATGTCGTGAGCGGCCTGCCCGACGACGAAACTCTCAGAGAGGAGGCCTTCTACTCCGACGCGGCTTCCCCGCACATGGCGCTGGAGTCCGCCCCTATGCCCGAAGGCGAGGACGAGTCCTTCGCCTCCGATGTGGACCCGGACCTGACCGCCCTGGAATTCGCCTCTGCCCCGGAGACAGAGACCGAAGCGTTCTCCCAGGCAAGAATGGACCGGGCCACCGACCGGGACCAGCCGGCGGGCCTGCGCTTTCTGGAGCAGTTCGAGGCCGGGCTGGACCGGGATCACCCCCCCTCGGCGGCGCAGGTGCTGCGGGAGGCAGCCTGCCTGCCCCAGGCCGCCAACTCCTGGAGCGGCCCGCTGCGGCCGCACGAGGTCTGGCAGGCCTACGGCGCGGGGGAGTTCCCGGCCGTCCGCGCGGCGATGGACCCGGCGCTGACGCTGGTCGGGGCCCCGGGCGGGACGCTGCCGGGGCTTGAGCCGGGCGATCTCCTGGTGCAGCGAGCAGGCGGCAGCCCCTTCACCACGGTATCGGTGGTGCGCGCCCCGGGAGTGGGCTCCGCGCCAGTCTGGCGTGTGGCCGGTGGAGACGTGCGCCCCACCCAGGGATGGGCGCTCGACGGTGCGGGGCGGGTGGGCGCCAACACGGTCGTGCTGCGGCCCCACGCCGCGCCGCCGGCCTTCGCTGACACCACGGACGCCGCTGAGGTTGCCGGACGCTGCCCCGAGGTCACCGTGGCCCCCGCCGACCGCCCCCGGCTCCTTACCCGCGGCTCGGTCCACCCCGCCGTGCGCGAGGTGCAGCGGAAACTGAGTGCCTTTCACCTGGCCCAGCTCCTGCGCGGCCAGCCGGGTCTGCCGGGCGCACCGCTCACCGAGGACTGCGTCTACGGCGCCCTCACCCAGGGGGCCGTGCTGGAATTCCAGCGCCAGGTCTTCCCTGGCCTGAACGCCGAACACGACGGCAAGGTCGGCGCCCGTACCTGGGCCCAACTCGACGCGGTGGTCCTGCTGCCCGGCGCGGCGCCACTGGCCGCGCTGACGGTGGAGGGGCTCGACCTGCTCGACGACGGCCTGACCCGGCCGCTGACCTGGGACGACGTGATCGGGCTGGATGTAATCCGGGCCAACGTCCGCCTGACGGTGTCTGGCCTGCCCCAGGCGGTGCTGCCTGCCGAGATGGACGTGGTGGTGTCGAGCCGCCCGCCCAACCGCGACGCGGGGACCGCCACGCTGGACGCGGGGGTAACGCTGCGCCTGCCGCGCGTCTCCTCCGAACCCGGCGGGCGGGCGCGCTACGGGCTCTCGCGTGCTCCTGGCGATCTGGGCGCCTTCCTGGCCGTGGAAACCCTCCGCAAGGAGGTGACGACGCTGGTCCGGCAGCCGGATCACCTGGGGCCGGGCACCAGCGACGCGGCTTTCCGGGACACGCTGGGCTGGGCGCCACGCGGACGGGCCACCCTCCCGAACAGCCGCAGCGGCACCACGGGCGATCCGGCAGGCGAGGTGCCTGACGCCCGCAAGCTCTTCCTGGCCGCGGGTGTGGAGGTGCTGGAGGTCATGGCCCTGCCGCTGCCGGGCGTCCAGGTGTCCGTACCGCCCGCACGGGCTTTGATCCGGAGTCCCGCTGACGTGGTGTATTACTCCGGCCACGGCTCCAGCGCGCACAACTGCCTGCTGTTTGAGGGCATCTCGCGCGAGGAGTCGTGCTGGCTGAAACCTGCCGAGCTGGTGCCGCACTGGCGCAGCCCGCTGGACCTCGACGTGCTGATCCTGGCGGGCTGTTCGGTGCTGCGGGTGGACTTTCCCACCTTCGGCGATCCGGGCGGCAACGGACTCGCCTGGGCGCGGCTGCTCACCACCCACGGCGGCCCGCTGCGGGCGATCCTGGGCTACGGTGGCGGGGCTCCGGCCGATGCGAGAGGTGGCGACGACATCGCCCGGGCGATGGCCGCCCGGATGGCGGCCGGATCACGCGACTTCGCTCGCGACTGGCTGGAGGTAAACGAGGCCGCCCGGGCCTGGAACGCTGTCGCCATCGACACCCGGGGCTACTGGGACTTCACGACCTTCCACAACATCCGCGGACCGCGGCCGCTGCCCTCGGGGGCCGGGGAGAGCGTCCTGCCGGGAGACGCCGAGGCGGGCGAGAGCGCCGACCTGCCCGACGCCTTCTTTGCCGGAGTGCGTGAGGTCGCGGCTGCCATCGGCGCCCAGCCGCTGCATCTCCTGCAGGTGATGATGGCCGAGAGCGGCATCCGCCCGGCCGCCCACAATCCGCATGGCCACGCCAGCGGCCTGATCCAGTTCATGCCCGCCACCCTGGTGCGCCTGGGCTGGACGGCGGGCCACGAGGCTTTCCGGCAGCTGGGGGCCGTGGAGCAACTCCCCTTCGTGCTGCGCTTCTACCGGCCGTACCGGGCAGCGGGACTGACCTCCACCGCCCGGCTGTACCAGGCGACCTTCCTGCCCGTAACCCTGGCGCTGGGTTCGGACCCGGACACCGTGCTCGCCGGACGCGAGGGTCCCTACCCCGCTGCCTATGCCGGAAACCGTGGCCTGGACCGCCGGGGCGACGGCACCATCCGGGTCTCTGACCTGACGGCGGCAGTGGACCGGCAATGCCGGGGCCCTCGCTGGGAAGAGGCCCGCGCCCGGCTGGAGGGAACCTCACCGCTGCCCGTCCCGCCGTACCCGCCCAGCCCCACACCACCGGGCCCCACTCCTCCCAGCCCTGGCGGGCGGCCCACCCTGCGCGTCGGTGCCCGGGGCGAGGCGGTGCGGGACGCCCAGCGGCAGCTCAATGCCGTTCACGCCCGCCTGATGGCCTCCGGACAGCCGGGGCTGCCCGGCGCTCCCCTCGTGGAGGACGGCTCTTTCGGTCCCCGAACCCGCGCGGCCGTCGTCGCCTTCCAGCAGCGTGCCTTTCCCGGTCAGCCGCGCGAGCATGATGGGGTGATTGGGCCCCGCACCTGGACGCAGCTCGACATCTGGGCGGGTGGGTCCGCACCGGGTCCGGTGCCGCCCATCCCGGATCCTCCCCAGCCTGGCCCACCTGCCCCGAACACCCCCTGGTCCATCCTGAGAACGGACGCTGTGCGGATTGCGCTGGAAGAATATGCCCGCTGGCACCCCGGCGGGACGGCGCATACGGAAACTGACCCGGCGATGCGCCCGGTGCTGCGCGGGTACTGGATGGAGGGCGTGGGGTTGGGGGGCGCCGCCGCCGATCAGGCCATCGAGGGCCGCCTGGCCTGGAGCGCCGCCTTCATCTCCTGGGTGATGCGCCGGGCGGGGGCAGGGCCGCTCTTCAGCTATGCCTCGGGCCACACCGTCTACTGCGCCGCCGCCAAACGCAACCGCACGGCGGGTGACCTCAGCAATCCCTTCTGGCTTTACCGCATCACCGAGCGGGCGCCCGAGGTGGGTGACCTCGTCTGCACCGGGCGCCAGGACAGTGGTGTGACCTACGACAACGTGGACGACGGCCAGTTCCGCGCTTCCCACTGTGACGTGGTGGTGGAGGTGACGCCCGGGCGACTCGGCGTGATCGGCGGCAACGTGGGCGACACGGTGGGGCGCAAGGTGCTGCGGATCGGCGCGGATGGCCGGATGCTCACGGACGGCGGGCAGCGCCAGTATTTCGCGGTGCTGCGGGTCCGCACCGACCACCGCCAGGAATAG